The Pedosphaera parvula Ellin514 genome has a segment encoding these proteins:
- the ribH gene encoding 6,7-dimethyl-8-ribityllumazine synthase translates to MLKASKIKTTTATGGRFAIVASTYNAKYVDAMLRAAQAELKKAKAESVEIIRVPGAYEIPVVATKLARTQLPSLSAIICLGVILRGATTHAEHIGSAVSNALMQIQLQHEIPVIHEVLLLENEQQAKERCLGKEFNRGTEAAQTALEMARVIQKLNLSGSL, encoded by the coding sequence ATGTTAAAAGCATCGAAGATAAAAACGACAACCGCCACAGGCGGAAGGTTTGCCATTGTCGCTTCCACATATAACGCCAAATATGTCGACGCGATGTTGCGGGCTGCGCAAGCTGAATTGAAAAAAGCGAAGGCAGAATCGGTTGAAATCATTCGCGTGCCCGGAGCCTACGAGATTCCGGTGGTGGCAACCAAATTGGCGAGAACCCAATTGCCTTCGCTGTCAGCCATCATCTGCCTCGGCGTTATTTTGCGAGGCGCAACAACGCATGCTGAGCATATTGGAAGTGCCGTGAGTAATGCGTTGATGCAAATTCAGCTTCAACATGAGATACCTGTAATTCATGAAGTGCTGCTGCTGGAGAATGAGCAACAAGCAAAGGAACGGTGTTTGGGCAAGGAATTCAATCGCGGCACGGAAGCAGCGCAGACTGCTTTGGAGATGGCGCGAGTGATACAAAAGTTGAATCTATCCGGCTCGCTTTAG
- a CDS encoding carboxypeptidase regulatory-like domain-containing protein, which yields MKMNPRFLILPTLLAGLSAASAADVTGTVTLKGTPPPEKENTAVTNDPNCGKLHSGPVMTQFYVVGANGGLRDAIVKIVNVTGKSTGESAAPAVIDQKGCEYVPYILAVQTNQKILIKNSDPVLHNVHPTPTASGNKETNKAQMPAGPDLTFVFPTAEDFLRFKCDVHPWMFGYVTVVDSPYFAVTDKDGNFKISNLPPGKYKIEASHRKAGKVEQEIEVKDSGAKADFTLEVKEAK from the coding sequence ATGAAAATGAACCCTCGGTTTCTAATCCTCCCTACACTTTTAGCTGGTTTAAGCGCTGCTTCCGCAGCTGATGTCACTGGAACAGTTACCCTCAAGGGCACTCCTCCTCCTGAGAAGGAAAATACGGCGGTTACCAATGATCCGAATTGTGGCAAGTTGCACAGCGGCCCGGTAATGACACAGTTTTATGTGGTCGGAGCGAACGGAGGTTTGAGAGACGCGATTGTCAAGATTGTTAACGTGACCGGCAAATCTACCGGTGAATCCGCTGCTCCTGCAGTAATCGATCAAAAAGGTTGCGAATACGTTCCTTACATCCTCGCGGTTCAAACTAATCAAAAGATTCTGATCAAGAACTCGGATCCAGTTTTGCACAACGTGCATCCGACTCCGACGGCCAGCGGCAACAAGGAAACCAACAAGGCTCAAATGCCTGCCGGACCTGACCTCACTTTCGTATTTCCCACGGCTGAAGACTTCCTGCGCTTCAAGTGCGATGTTCATCCCTGGATGTTCGGTTATGTGACTGTGGTTGATAGCCCGTACTTCGCCGTGACGGACAAAGATGGCAACTTCAAGATCTCCAATTTGCCCCCAGGCAAGTACAAGATTGAAGCCTCCCATCGTAAGGCTGGCAAAGTTGAGCAGGAAATCGAAGTGAAAGATAGTGGCGCGAAAGCTGATTTCACTCTCGAAGTTAAAGAAGCCAAATAG